One genomic window of Oncorhynchus kisutch isolate 150728-3 linkage group LG24, Okis_V2, whole genome shotgun sequence includes the following:
- the LOC109868963 gene encoding keratin, type II cytoskeletal 8-like, with product MSVRKTTSYTVKSSSSGAAPRSFSSMSYSGPSQGVSRQSYSARSSYGGANRGMGGGFGAGGGGGSYISSSSAYGGGMGLGMGMGMGGISHAPITAVQVNKSLLAPLNLDIDPNIQIVRTHEKEQIKGLNNRFASFIDKVRFLEQQNKMLETKWGLLQGQTTTRSNIDAMFEAYIANLRRQLDSLGNDKMRLEADLHNMQGLVEDFKNKYEDEINKRTECENDFVLIKKDVDEAYMNKVELEAKLESLTDEINFLRQIYEEELRELQCQIKDTSVVVEMDNSRNLDMDAIVAEVRAQYEDVANKSRAEAETWYKSKYEEMQTSATRYGDDLRSTKTEISDLNRMIQRLQSEIDSVKGQRANLENQIAEAEERGEMAVKDAKLRIRDLEDALQRAKQDMARQIREYQDLMNVKLALDIEIATYRKLLEGEEDRLATGIKSINITKQSSSYNSFPSESVNSSYTSGYSSGFSGGYGGGYGSGYGGGSSYSSGSGYGSGSRYGGGSGTSVTTQNKKSVVIKMIETKDGKVVSESSEVVDD from the exons ATGTCGGTCAGGAAAACCACCAGCTACACCGTCAAGTCCTCTTCCTCCGGGGCAGCCCCTCGCAGCTTTAGCAGCATGTCCTACTCTGGACCTAGCCAGGGGGTCTCTCGCCAGAGCTATAGCGCCCGCAGCTCCTATGGAGGGGCCAACAGAGGCATGGGAGGTGGGTTCGGGGCCGGTGGTGGAGGCGGCAGCTACATTTCCAGCTCCTCTGCCTATGGAGGTGGCATGGgcctggggatggggatggggatgggtgGCATCTCTCATGCCCCCATCACTGCTGTCCAAGTGAATAAGAGCCTGCTTGCCCCCCTTAACCTGGACATCGACCCCAACATCCAGATCGTCCGCACCCATGAGAAAGAACAGATCAAGGGCCTCAACAACCGCTTTGCCTCTTTCATTGATAAG GTACGCTTCCTGGAACAGCAGAACAAAATGCTGGAGACCAAGTGGGGTCTCCTCCAGGGACAGACCACCACCCGCTCCAACATTGATGCCATGTTTGAGGCCTACATCGCCAACCTGCGCAGACAGCTGGACAGCCTGGGTAACGACAAGATGAGGCTGGAGGCTGACCTGCACAACATGCAGGGTCTGGTCGAGGACTTCAAGAACAA GTATGAAGATGAGATCAACAAGCGTACAGAGTGTGAAAATGACTTTGTGCTCATTAAGAAG GACGTGGATGAGGCGTACATGAACAAAGTTGAGCTGGAGGCTAAGCTGGAGAGCCTGACCGATGAAATTAACTTCCTGAGGCAGATCTATGAGGAG GAGCTGCGTGAGCTTCAGTGTCAGATTAAGGACACCTCAGTGGTGGTGGAGATGGACAACAGCCGTAACCTAGACATGGATGCCATCGTGGCTGAAGTGCGCGCCCAGTATGAGGACGTCGCCAACAAGAGCCGGGCCGAGGCGGAGACATGGTACAAGAGCAAG TATGAGGAGATGCAGACATCTGCCACCAGATATGGGGATGACCTGAGATCCACCAAGACAGAGATCTCCGACCTGAACCGTATGATCCAGAGGCTGCAGTCTGAGATTGACTCCGTCAAGGGACAG CGTGCCAACCTGGAGAACCAGATAGCCGAGGCTGAGGAGCGCGGGGAGATGGCAGTGAAGGACGCCAAGCTCCgcatcagagacctggaggatgcCCTACAGAGAGCCAAGCAGGACATGGCCCGCCAGATCAGGGAATACCAGGACCTGATGAACGTCAAACTGGCCCTGGACATTGAGATCGCCACCTACAGGAAACtgctggaaggagaggaggacag ACTAGCAACTGGTATCAAGTCCATCAACATAACCAAACAGAGCT CTAGCTACAACTCCTTCCCCTCTGAGAGTGTTAACAGCAGCTACACTAGCGGCTACTCCAGTGGCTTCTCCGGCGGATACGGTGGTGGATACGGCAGTGGATACGGCGGTGGCAGCAGCTACAGCTCTGGTAGCGGCTATGGCAGCGGCAGCCGCTACGGCGGCGGCAGCGGCACCAGCGTCACCACCCAGAACAAAAAGAGTGTTGTCATCAAGATGATCGAGACCAAGGATGGCAAAGTTGTTTCCGAGTCCTCTGAAGTGGTCGATGATTGA